The Streptomyces sp. CC0208 genome window below encodes:
- a CDS encoding MarR family winged helix-turn-helix transcriptional regulator, producing MEAATAVETIQREMTVFARRARASAGRLHPELSLVSYTLLGHLEERDGCRATDLAAHYALDKSTVSRQVTALERAGLVERRQDPEDHRVQVLHLTAAGRRILGQVTVSRRAAVGERLAEWSQEDLERFAGYLVRYNDWPGPAEGA from the coding sequence GTGGAAGCAGCGACGGCCGTGGAGACGATCCAGCGCGAGATGACGGTCTTCGCGCGACGGGCCCGGGCCTCGGCGGGCCGCCTGCATCCCGAGCTGTCGCTGGTGTCGTACACGCTCCTCGGGCACCTGGAGGAGCGCGACGGCTGCCGCGCCACCGACCTGGCCGCCCACTACGCCCTGGACAAGTCCACGGTGAGCCGCCAGGTCACCGCTCTGGAGCGGGCCGGCCTCGTCGAGCGGCGCCAGGACCCGGAGGACCACCGGGTCCAGGTGCTGCATCTGACCGCGGCCGGCCGGCGCATCCTGGGCCAGGTCACCGTGAGCCGCCGCGCGGCCGTCGGCGAACGGCTCGCGGAGTGGTCGCAGGAGGACCTGGAGCGGTTCGCCGGGTACCTCGTGCGCTACAACGACTGGCCCGGTCCGGCCGAGGGAGCCTAG
- a CDS encoding MFS transporter: MDGRRSLGRRFGWLWAAYAVSAFGTSLSFGAFPLIAVLVLHAGPAAVSALAAAGLAVGAAVAVPLGPWVEFRRKRPVMVAMDLVRFAALLSVPAAYALGALTFVQLLAVSVVVAAADITFSAASGAFLKSLVDRDDLLVANGRFEATNWTTIVIGPPLGGAAIGAFGPVTTLLADAVSYLLSALGIRAIGGGEPRPEPAGAAKGSLLEGWRHILASPVLRPLFFNTVLVNALIMVPVPLLTVLMLGPLGFAPWQYALAFSVPCLGGLLGSRIARPLVTRYGQHRVLMTSGVLRACWPLGLAFVGPGTAGLLLVMTVELGVITSCAVFNPVFSTHRLEMTPTDRVVRTLSAWSVTGKLTTAALTALWGLLATLTGTRAAIALAGLLLLATPLLLPRRSAAVPAVGQDALPSSAGSP; the protein is encoded by the coding sequence GTGGACGGGAGACGGTCGCTGGGGCGGCGGTTCGGATGGCTGTGGGCGGCCTACGCGGTCAGTGCGTTCGGCACCTCGCTGTCGTTCGGCGCCTTCCCGTTGATCGCCGTCCTGGTGCTGCACGCCGGCCCCGCCGCGGTGTCCGCGCTGGCGGCCGCGGGGCTCGCGGTCGGGGCGGCGGTGGCGGTGCCGCTCGGGCCCTGGGTGGAGTTCCGTCGTAAGCGACCGGTGATGGTCGCGATGGACCTCGTCCGGTTCGCCGCCCTGCTGAGCGTCCCCGCCGCCTACGCGCTCGGTGCGCTCACCTTCGTCCAGCTCCTGGCGGTGTCGGTGGTCGTCGCCGCGGCCGACATCACTTTCTCCGCCGCTTCCGGGGCCTTCCTGAAGTCCCTCGTCGACCGGGACGACCTGCTCGTCGCCAACGGGCGGTTCGAGGCCACGAACTGGACCACCATCGTGATCGGGCCTCCCCTCGGCGGGGCCGCCATCGGTGCCTTCGGTCCCGTGACGACCCTGCTGGCCGACGCCGTCAGCTATCTCCTGTCGGCGCTGGGGATCCGCGCGATCGGAGGCGGCGAACCACGGCCCGAGCCCGCCGGAGCGGCGAAGGGCTCCCTCCTGGAGGGCTGGCGCCACATCCTGGCCAGTCCCGTCCTGCGCCCCCTGTTCTTCAACACGGTCCTCGTCAACGCCCTGATCATGGTGCCGGTGCCGCTGCTGACCGTCCTCATGCTGGGTCCGCTGGGCTTCGCCCCCTGGCAGTACGCGCTCGCCTTCTCGGTGCCCTGCCTCGGCGGTCTGCTCGGCTCGCGGATCGCGCGCCCCCTGGTCACCCGGTACGGACAGCACCGCGTGCTGATGACCTCGGGTGTCCTGCGCGCGTGCTGGCCCCTCGGCCTGGCCTTCGTCGGCCCCGGAACGGCCGGACTGCTGCTCGTCATGACCGTCGAACTCGGGGTGATCACCTCCTGCGCCGTCTTCAACCCGGTGTTCTCCACCCACCGGCTGGAGATGACGCCGACGGACCGGGTGGTGCGCACCCTCTCCGCCTGGTCGGTGACCGGCAAGCTGACCACCGCTGCCCTGACCGCCCTGTGGGGCCTCCTGGCCACCCTCACCGGAACCCGTGCGGCGATCGCGCTCGCCGGTCTCCTGCTGCTGGCCACCCCGCTCCTGCTGCCCCGCCGGTCCGCCGCCGTGCCCGCCGTCGGCCAGGACGCGCTGCCCTCGTCCGCAGGGTCCCCGTGA
- a CDS encoding LysR family transcriptional regulator yields MDLDAVRTFVAVADAGRFQEAAHRLAVTQQAVSKRVAALERDLGARLFTRAPRGARLTIDGQAFLPHARELLRAAERAAASVRPGSRALRVDVIGRRLAPAELLRAFHRTHPGIELDVVTLFDADAALTALRSGTIDASFRAVPHSPGQSADDIESVRVYDEPVQLLTGPGHALAGARSVTLSELAGHRIWMPGLVTGTEWGTYYDDLAAAFGLTIEVTGPDFGTDPLLDTIADAPALATLVGELTRLVWPSDQDLRRIPVHGPTPVYPHSLIWRSDNSHPALAALRAHLHATRPEAPGAGTWAPVWA; encoded by the coding sequence ATGGATCTCGACGCCGTACGCACCTTCGTCGCCGTGGCGGACGCGGGGCGGTTCCAGGAGGCCGCCCACCGGCTGGCGGTCACCCAGCAGGCCGTGTCGAAGCGGGTGGCCGCGCTGGAGAGGGACCTCGGGGCACGGCTGTTCACCCGGGCGCCGCGCGGCGCCCGGCTGACCATCGACGGACAGGCGTTCCTGCCGCACGCCCGCGAACTCCTCCGGGCCGCGGAACGCGCGGCCGCCTCGGTCCGGCCGGGCAGCCGAGCGCTGCGCGTCGACGTGATCGGCCGCCGGCTCGCCCCCGCGGAACTGCTGCGCGCCTTCCACCGCACGCACCCCGGCATCGAGCTCGACGTGGTCACCCTCTTCGACGCCGACGCGGCCCTCACCGCGCTCCGGTCCGGCACGATCGACGCCTCCTTCCGCGCCGTCCCGCACTCCCCGGGGCAGTCGGCCGACGACATCGAGTCCGTGCGGGTCTACGACGAGCCGGTCCAACTGCTCACCGGCCCCGGCCACGCGCTCGCGGGAGCCCGCTCGGTGACACTGTCCGAACTGGCCGGGCACCGCATCTGGATGCCCGGCCTGGTCACCGGAACCGAGTGGGGCACGTACTACGACGATCTCGCCGCCGCCTTCGGTCTCACCATCGAGGTCACAGGACCCGACTTCGGCACCGACCCCCTTCTCGACACCATCGCCGACGCCCCGGCCCTGGCGACCCTCGTCGGCGAGCTCACCCGTCTGGTCTGGCCGTCCGACCAGGACCTGCGCCGCATCCCGGTCCACGGGCCCACCCCGGTCTACCCCCACTCCCTGATCTGGCGCTCCGACAACTCCCACCCGGCCCTTGCCGCCCTCCGGGCCCACCTGCACGCCACCCGGCCGGAAGCGCCGGGCGCGGGGACATGGGCACCGGTCTGGGCCTAG
- a CDS encoding GNAT family N-acetyltransferase: MTAGTPHVLDNPALASLTGPHAHFAEKRGRVLRYPVDVSPWLALPDEPDAGDWADLAALAGAGAEVPLPGYAGPVPAGWEVTFHVEGVQFVDDGLAAAPDPEAVRLCPADVPEILDLIARTQPGPFLPRTIEMGTYLGIRREGALVAMAGERLHPPGWTEISAVCTDPAVRGQGLATRLVHAVAHGIRQRGETPFLHTAAGNTHAIRLYESLGFRLRRTTAFLAARVPERLPEGVF; encoded by the coding sequence ATGACCGCCGGCACACCGCACGTCCTCGACAACCCGGCTCTCGCGTCCCTGACCGGCCCGCACGCCCACTTCGCCGAGAAGCGCGGCCGGGTCCTGCGCTACCCCGTCGACGTCTCGCCCTGGCTGGCCCTTCCCGACGAACCCGACGCCGGTGACTGGGCCGACCTCGCCGCGCTCGCGGGGGCCGGCGCGGAGGTGCCGCTGCCGGGCTACGCGGGCCCGGTGCCCGCGGGCTGGGAGGTCACCTTCCATGTCGAGGGCGTGCAGTTCGTGGACGACGGTCTCGCCGCCGCACCCGACCCGGAGGCGGTCCGCCTCTGCCCCGCCGACGTGCCCGAGATCCTCGACCTGATCGCCCGCACCCAACCCGGACCCTTCCTGCCCCGCACCATCGAGATGGGCACCTACCTGGGCATCCGCCGGGAAGGCGCCCTCGTCGCGATGGCGGGGGAGCGGCTGCACCCGCCGGGCTGGACCGAGATCAGCGCGGTCTGCACCGACCCCGCCGTCCGCGGCCAGGGCCTCGCGACCCGGCTGGTCCACGCTGTCGCCCACGGCATACGGCAGCGCGGTGAGACGCCGTTCCTGCACACCGCCGCCGGGAACACCCATGCCATCCGGCTGTACGAGTCCCTCGGCTTCCGGCTCCGGCGCACCACCGCCTTCCTCGCCGCCCGGGTACCCGAGCGGTTGCCGGAGGGGGTCTTCTAG
- a CDS encoding putative protein N(5)-glutamine methyltransferase, which produces MPSLSPRLTSPDSVVAALRSAGCVFAEDEARLILAAARTPDELADMVDRRVVGHPLELVVGWAEFRGLRVTVSPGVFVPRRRTEFLVDQALALAPGASVVVDLCCGSGAVGAALAAALGPVELHSADIDPAAVDCARRNTADAGGQVHTGDLFEALPAGLRGRVDILAANVPYVPTEEVALLPTEARDHEPLVALDGGTDGLDVLRRVAAEAPQWLAPGGRLLVETSERQAPAAVDAFTRSGLTSRLAVSEELYAHVVIGTRD; this is translated from the coding sequence ATGCCTTCACTTTCTCCTCGCCTCACCTCTCCCGACTCCGTCGTCGCCGCCCTGCGCAGCGCGGGCTGCGTCTTCGCCGAGGACGAGGCCCGGCTGATCCTCGCCGCCGCCCGTACCCCGGACGAACTCGCCGACATGGTCGACCGCCGGGTCGTCGGGCACCCCCTCGAACTCGTCGTCGGCTGGGCCGAGTTCCGGGGACTGCGGGTCACCGTGTCTCCAGGCGTCTTCGTGCCGCGGCGGCGCACCGAGTTCCTCGTCGACCAGGCCCTCGCTCTGGCGCCGGGCGCCTCCGTCGTCGTGGACCTGTGCTGTGGCTCGGGTGCGGTCGGTGCCGCGCTCGCCGCCGCGCTGGGCCCGGTCGAACTGCACTCCGCCGACATCGACCCGGCCGCGGTGGACTGCGCCCGCCGCAACACCGCCGACGCGGGCGGCCAGGTCCACACCGGCGACCTCTTCGAGGCCCTCCCCGCCGGCCTGCGCGGGCGGGTCGACATCCTCGCGGCCAACGTCCCCTACGTGCCCACCGAAGAGGTCGCCCTCCTGCCCACCGAGGCCCGCGACCACGAGCCCCTGGTCGCCCTCGACGGCGGCACGGACGGCCTGGACGTCCTGCGCCGGGTCGCGGCCGAGGCCCCGCAGTGGCTCGCCCCGGGCGGCCGCCTCCTCGTCGAGACCAGCGAACGCCAGGCCCCCGCCGCCGTCGACGCCTTCACCCGCAGCGGCCTGACCTCCCGCCTGGCGGTCTCGGAGGAGCTGTACGCCCACGTCGTGATCGGCACCAGGGACTAG